One window of the Archaeoglobus sulfaticallidus PM70-1 genome contains the following:
- a CDS encoding McrC family protein: MRDTITLLEYDSVEYEIVDTEEEGYDESEKKLYMSEKTMLQLERLNREQKFVEIYRGRIKALNYAGVAKVGSIKIEIIPKFLIGKDSEEIKPKVMSNLLQMLRYTRRLNIRKVEFAELDFKSDFFEVFVHLFAKNLLNLLKVKHDRGYVRRYDELRFVKERIDTRKYGANPAKLHRIPCIYHERSMDTPINRTLKYTSYLMLRLVRSRENYRLLKQIISILDPVELTPVSPDLVKRISFSRLNAEFEPFINFCWLFLRGCSLTLQASNVEFFSLMIPMERLFEEFIGEVIRDNPRIVPENVRGSILIQKRIGHLATKNGKRKFELRPDIRIEGVGKAIVDTKYKLLSLEERNYGVSQQDLYQMYAYCKESDTTKCLLIYPEGLNGKIESRWRLGKDEDIELHVKTVSLIHDLTSKNGWSEFIGELEETLRCLSEDDA, from the coding sequence TTGAGAGACACTATAACTCTTTTAGAGTACGACTCAGTTGAATACGAAATCGTTGACACCGAAGAAGAGGGCTACGATGAATCAGAGAAAAAGCTCTACATGTCCGAGAAAACAATGCTTCAGCTTGAGAGACTGAACAGAGAGCAGAAGTTCGTTGAAATATATAGAGGAAGGATAAAGGCTCTGAACTACGCAGGAGTTGCCAAGGTTGGTAGCATTAAGATAGAAATTATACCAAAGTTCCTGATAGGGAAGGATTCAGAAGAAATTAAACCAAAAGTGATGAGTAATTTACTTCAAATGCTAAGATATACTCGTAGATTAAACATTAGGAAAGTAGAGTTTGCTGAGTTAGATTTTAAGAGTGACTTCTTCGAGGTCTTTGTGCATCTATTCGCTAAGAACCTCCTTAATCTCCTTAAGGTCAAGCATGACAGGGGCTATGTGAGGCGGTATGATGAACTGAGGTTCGTGAAGGAGAGAATAGACACAAGAAAGTACGGTGCAAATCCGGCAAAGCTGCATAGAATCCCGTGCATATATCACGAGAGGTCGATGGACACCCCAATAAACAGGACATTGAAGTACACAAGTTACCTGATGTTGAGGCTGGTAAGGAGCAGGGAGAACTACAGACTTTTGAAGCAGATAATTTCAATCCTCGATCCGGTCGAGCTGACTCCTGTAAGCCCGGATCTGGTAAAGAGGATAAGCTTCAGCAGACTCAACGCAGAATTTGAACCTTTTATAAACTTCTGCTGGTTGTTCCTTCGTGGATGCTCTCTAACTCTTCAGGCGTCGAATGTCGAGTTCTTCTCGTTAATGATTCCTATGGAGAGGTTATTTGAGGAGTTCATAGGCGAGGTAATCAGGGATAATCCCCGAATAGTTCCTGAGAATGTGAGGGGTAGCATTCTAATCCAGAAAAGAATTGGACACTTGGCCACTAAAAATGGCAAGAGGAAGTTTGAGCTCAGACCCGATATAAGGATAGAAGGTGTGGGGAAAGCAATAGTAGACACCAAGTATAAGCTGCTCAGTTTAGAGGAGAGAAATTACGGAGTTTCACAACAGGATCTGTACCAGATGTACGCCTACTGTAAAGAGTCAGATACCACGAAGTGCCTGCTGATCTATCCTGAGGGTCTTAACGGCAAGATAGAAAGCCGATGGAGACTCGGAAAAGATGAAGATATTGAACTTCATGTAAAAACAGTTTCGCTCATCCACGATCTAACCTCCAAAAATGGCTGGTCAGAATTTATTGGAGAACTTGAAGAGACACTACGTTGTTTGAGTGAAGATGATGCCTGA